GATATCCTGGCTATGCGCCAGGCAGGAAGTACGGCATGCCGAAATGCACTGGCTATTCCGGCACTGTTTGACCGACAGGATTATAAAGAGGCTGCAGATAAATTAATACAGCTTGTGGATAATAAGGCCTTTAATGAGGATGCTCTTAATACCAGTTTTACTGATATGGTCAATGAATTTACTGAGGGAAATGCTGCAATGATGTACCAGGGAAACTGGGTTGGAACTAAAATTGAGGATGCGAATTCGAAGGTAAAGGAGAAGGTGATTGCAATCCCATTCCCAACAATACAAAATGGAAAAGGAGATCTGACAGAGTTTTATGGTGGTATTACGGATGGTTATTTTATTAACATTAACACCAAGCACAAGCAGGAGGCAGTGAATGTTCTAAAATATATTAGCGAGAAATCAGGAAAAGAAGGGAATTCGAGCGGAGCAGGATTATCATGCTGGAAATTGGATGACTATGACAAATCAGAGTTATCTCCACTTATAAAACAAACAACTCAGATCATGGAAAGCGGGACAAGCTTCATTAGCTGGTGGGATACGATCCTGCCTGCTGCAGATGCAGAAACACACAAAGATCTGGTGGCGGAACTGTTTGACAGGAGACTAAGTTCGGAAGAGTTTGTTAGAAGAATGGCAAAACTCAGGGGCAAATATTGATATAGATAAAAAGAGAAAAAATCAAAGGGATGTAATTGGTAATTTTAACTTATATTCTAGGAGGGTGAATTATGAAAAGAAAATGTTTGAGTGTTTTATTAATTGCTTTTCTGCTTGTATCATTTTTATGTGTTCCAGCAAAGATTTCATCGGCAGCTTCACTTCCAGCTACACCACCTTCAGGCTATGACCAGGTCAAGAATGTTCCACACGGTCAGGTCAGCTACATTACTTATCAGTCTAATGCGACAAACAGCCAAAGGAGGGCAAGGATTTATCTGCCTCCAGGGTATTCAACAAGCAATAAATACAGCGTCATGTATTTATTACACGGCATCGGCGGAAATGAAGACGAGTGGTACAACAACGGAGCACCACATGTTATTCTCGATAATCTCCTTGCCGCAGGACTAATTCAACCCTTTATACTCGTATTGCCGTATGGAAATGCAACGGCATCAGGAGTGGATGGTTGGGAGAATTTCACAAAGGATTTACTTGAAAGCCTTATGCCGTACATCGAAAAAAACTATTCTGTTTATACCGATCCTCAACACCGTGCGATAGCCGGCCTTTCACAAGGCGGTGCCCAGTCGATGAATATCGGTTTGCCCAACGTGGACAAGTTCCCTTATATAGGGGGATTTTCTTCATCGCCCATTACAAAACAGAATAACCAACTGTTTCCTGACGGCGGAACCAAGGCCAGGGCTAATTTAAAATTGCTATTTCTTTCCTGCGGAACCGCAGATAACCTTATATTCAGTAACAATAGGGTAAGGGACTATTGTAAGACCAATAATATTCCCTGCACTGAATGGCTTCTTCAGGGTTATGGTCATGATTGGACAGTGTGGAAGCCAAGCTTGTGGAACTTTGCTCAGATGGCATGTGCAGCCGGCTTTACAAATCAAACACCAGCTACGTCAACTCCAACACCGACAAAATCGGCTACGCCAACTCCAACATCGACAAAATCAGTTGCGACAGGGGATTTGAATAATGACGGCATTATAAACATGGCTGATGTCATTCTTCTAGCTACTAAATTTAATGCGGTATCGGGAGATGGAAAGTATGTTGCCGCATATGACCTAAACAATGACGGTGTAATAAACATGTCAGATGTAATAATTATTGCTTCAAAATTTAATACTGTTCACTAAAAGAATTACTGAAGAAATAAAAGAAAAACTAGTGGAAATATATTAACAATATATTCCGCTTGATATAAAAAATATAATTATTTAAAGAAAGAAGGGGGAGTTATAATGAAACAAAAGATGATGGTTATTATTTCCATCATAGCGAGTTTTACCATCTTGTTTACCTTGTTTCCATTAACCGTACACGCAGGACCAACGCTTACCTCAAATGCCACTGGTACAATTGACGGTTATAACTACGAGTACTGGAAAGATAATGGTACCGGTACTATGACGCTCAATGGGGGCGGCACATTCAGCTGCTCATGGAGTAATATCAATAATATATTATTCCGTACTGGTAAAAAACTCGGCTCGACCAAAGCATGGCAGGATTATAATGGTATAACAATAGATTATGCCTGTAACTACCAGCCAAACGGTAACTCATATATGGCTGTCTATGGTTGGACGGAAGATCCTCTCGTAGAATATTACATCATAGATAGTTATGGCACTTGGAAGCCACCGGGAAATGGTATACCGATGAAGGGAACAATTACTGTTGACGGGCGTACATATGAGGTTTATCAAAACTCCAGAACAGGACCTTCCATTAAGGGTGATACAACTTTTCAGCAGTATTGGAGTATATGCACATCTAAAAGAACAAGCGGAACCATAAGTGTCAGCGAACACTTTAAAGCATGGGAAGCTAAAGGAATGAAGATGGGCAAGATGTACGAAGTCTCAATGGTTGTAGAGGGATATCAAAGTAGTGGTAAAGCTGATATGACTAAAATGAATCTTAGTTTTGGTCCGTCTTCTTCACCCTCCACAAGCAATCCAACTCCTACACCTACAAGACCGACAACATCAAGCACAACTAAGATAAGTGCTTTTGATAAAATTGAAGCAGAAAATTATAACGATTATAGTTCATCAACTATAGAAAAGATTGGTACTAGTGACGGCGGAAACGGCGTTGGTTATATTGAAAACGGCAATAATCTAGTATTTAAAAATGTGGATTTTGGAAGCGGAGCAACTTCATTTAAAGCTCGTGTTGCAGGTCAAAGCAATACAGA
Above is a genomic segment from Pseudobacteroides sp. containing:
- a CDS encoding extracellular solute-binding protein produces the protein MSKSITRILLIVNLIVLILSLTSCKINILKDTTDEIKDKPEPCTLRLWNQWVDRSDLVSNPLKNAIREWNEKNPEVQVHEISWNGEQYKSKIKTALAAGDAPDLFYMWSGSFVGPFIDEGNILPLDTYLDNETLDKLMPGVIDSCKYNGKIYSLPAYRFVASLYCNTELFQKAGAKIPQTYDELLGSVKKLRSKGIVPIVVGEKDRWPGMYWYDILAMRQAGSTACRNALAIPALFDRQDYKEAADKLIQLVDNKAFNEDALNTSFTDMVNEFTEGNAAMMYQGNWVGTKIEDANSKVKEKVIAIPFPTIQNGKGDLTEFYGGITDGYFININTKHKQEAVNVLKYISEKSGKEGNSSGAGLSCWKLDDYDKSELSPLIKQTTQIMESGTSFISWWDTILPAADAETHKDLVAELFDRRLSSEEFVRRMAKLRGKY
- a CDS encoding alpha/beta hydrolase-fold protein produces the protein MKRKCLSVLLIAFLLVSFLCVPAKISSAASLPATPPSGYDQVKNVPHGQVSYITYQSNATNSQRRARIYLPPGYSTSNKYSVMYLLHGIGGNEDEWYNNGAPHVILDNLLAAGLIQPFILVLPYGNATASGVDGWENFTKDLLESLMPYIEKNYSVYTDPQHRAIAGLSQGGAQSMNIGLPNVDKFPYIGGFSSSPITKQNNQLFPDGGTKARANLKLLFLSCGTADNLIFSNNRVRDYCKTNNIPCTEWLLQGYGHDWTVWKPSLWNFAQMACAAGFTNQTPATSTPTPTKSATPTPTSTKSVATGDLNNDGIINMADVILLATKFNAVSGDGKYVAAYDLNNDGVINMSDVIIIASKFNTVH
- a CDS encoding glycoside hydrolase family 11 protein; the encoded protein is MKQKMMVIISIIASFTILFTLFPLTVHAGPTLTSNATGTIDGYNYEYWKDNGTGTMTLNGGGTFSCSWSNINNILFRTGKKLGSTKAWQDYNGITIDYACNYQPNGNSYMAVYGWTEDPLVEYYIIDSYGTWKPPGNGIPMKGTITVDGRTYEVYQNSRTGPSIKGDTTFQQYWSICTSKRTSGTISVSEHFKAWEAKGMKMGKMYEVSMVVEGYQSSGKADMTKMNLSFGPSSSPSTSNPTPTPTRPTTSSTTKISAFDKIEAENYNDYSSSTIEKIGTSDGGNGVGYIENGNNLVFKNVDFGSGATSFKARVAGQSNTDIQLRLGSPTGTLLGTLSAAPTGSWDTYEEQSCNISKATGVNDLYLVFSGPINIDWFNFGAGAVNSSEPSNPSSSVKGDLNNDRVINMADVILLATKFNAVAGDGKYVASYDLNSDGSINMADVIIIASNFNKEVSVNTPTTTVIATPTPIPSPKGTALYQLAAAKGITFGTCVNSQWFGNQTGTTYANILNNEFGMVVAENEMKVDAIEPSQNNFNFTNGDKLVNYAISNNKKVRGHTLVWH